A genomic window from Colletotrichum destructivum chromosome 7, complete sequence includes:
- a CDS encoding Putative NAD(P)-binding domain, NAD(P)-binding domain superfamily — MSAETTPSNGRTLAFFGATGRTGSETLKALLAKPNNPFRLKIFVRSREKLISKFPQFKADHNVEIFEGQVTDVSGVKKCLEGADTIICTLGDNDNKPTVRVLQDGTKAMVAALKQLKDDAGGDWARPRFLLLSSATWNERFSAKTPAAVEWAIKNAFYYPYADLLKAHETLQAEPGLMELLLVQPPAIIEEEASGYSISVESVGVAVSYGDLGAAFVELATEEAYKGIGAVGVTSGLAKQGVARYVPEVLYRVVRGLMASYIPGFWRLIG, encoded by the coding sequence ATGTCGGCGGAAACCACACCAAGCAACGGCCGCACCCTGGCTTTCTTTGGCGCAACGGGACGCACCGGAAGTGAAACCCTAAAAGCCCTCCTTGCGAAGCCCAACAACCCCTTTAGGCTGAAGATCTTCGTCCGCTCTCGCGAGAAGCTCATCTCCAAGTTCCCGCAATTCAAAGCCGACCACAATGTCGAGATATTCGAAGGCCAAGTCACCGACGTCTCCGGCGTGAAGAAGTGCCTCGAAGGCGCCGACACCATCATCTGTACGctcggcgacaacgacaacaagcCCACCGTCCGCGTGCTTCAAGACGGCACAAAAGCAATGGTTGCAGCGCTGAAGCAACTCAAGGATGACGCTGGAGGGGACTGGGCAAGACCGCGCTTTCTCCTGCTCTCGTCGGCGACTTGGAATGAGCGCTTTAGTGCGAAGACACCGGCTGCCGTGGAGTGGGCCATCAAGAACGCATTCTACTACCCCTACGCCGACCTCCTCAAGGCCCATGAGACGTTGCAAGCCGAGCCGGGACTGATGGAGTTGCTGCTCGTGCAGCCACCGGCGATcatcgaggaagaggccaGCGGGTATTCAATCAGCGTCGAGTCCGTCGGGGTGGCCGTTTCATACGGAGACCTCGGTGCGGCGTTTGTGGAACtggcgacggaggaggcgtACAAAGGCATCGGAGCTGTAGGTGTTACCTCGGGCCTGGCGAAGCAAGGGGTTGCAAGATACGTACCCGAAGTGTTGTACAGAGTTGTCAGAGGGCTGATGGCGAGTTACATCCCGGGATTCTGGAGACTGATTGGTTGA
- a CDS encoding Putative major facilitator superfamily, MFS transporter superfamily encodes MPAHSDHSVQEDSHGVVVRVPDSASRAAENEKNGASPTSPDGDRSSEPVEFKEGGYGWVVVGCVFLINAHTWGLNSSYAVFLAYYLNSGAFPDASPIVLAFVGGLSFSVALLIAPIVTFCIPRIGTQPTLGIGVVVQAAALIGASFTTQIWHLLLSQGIGFGVGMGFTFNSTVGVVPQWFVTRRSFANSIATAGSGLGGLIYSLGTNAMIRNIGLPWAFRILAILSFVVNGACCLMMKDRNKALGSVHVAFHKDIFKRIEFWLFVSWGFFGLFGYVISVFSLADYAHTVGFNASQGSILSAMFNLSQGIGRPVIGLVSDRFGRINVAGLGTLIAGLATFFIWIFAGKYFAGTIVFALFGAFAGVLWPTVGPVGAEVVGIQLLPSALSIFWMILVIPATFAEPIALTIKTSGVDAYLNVQLFTGVMYIAAFVSIWFLRVWKIRELETIALSEEQHEDVLRNDDAVSLTTSRRTGLNPGIFRSILQGMLTLKRV; translated from the exons ATGCCTGCTCACTCCGATCATTCCGTTCAAGAGGACAGCCACGGTGTCGTGGTGCGGGTGCCTGACAGTGCTTCCAGGGCAGCGGAGAATGAGAAGAACGGCGCTTCGCCGACGAGTCCTGATGGCGACCGGTCGAGTGAGCCGGTAGAATTTAAAGAAGGCGGCTACGGATG ggtcgtcgtcggttgCGTCTTTCTCATCAACGCTCACACCTGGGGCTTGAACTCG TCTTATGCCGTTTTCCTCGCCTACTATCTCAACTCCGGAGCCTTTCCCGACGCAAGCCCCATCGTTCTGGCTTTCGTCGGCGGCTTGTCCTTCTCCGTCG CTCTGCTCATCGCCCCGATTGTAACCTTTTGCATCCCCCGTATCGGAACTCAACCGActctcggcatcggcgtcgtcgtccaagc CGCGGCCCTCATCGGCGCCTCTTTTACAACCCAGATATGGCATCTCCTTCTATCCCAGggcatcggcttcggcgttGGAATGGGCTTCACCTTCAACTCCACCGTTGGCGTCGTTCCCCAGTGGTTTGTCACCCGCCGGTCTTTCGCCAATTCCATCGCCACTGCCGGctccggcctcggcggcctcatcTACTCCCTGGGAACCAATGCCATGATCCGTAACATCGGCCTGCCGTGGGCGTTCCGCATCCTCGCGATCCTGTCGTTCGTTGTGAACGGCGCGTGCTGTCTGATGATGAAAGACCGTAACAAGGCGCTCGGCAGCGTGCATGTCGCGTTCCACAAGGATATCTTCAAGAGGATCGAATTTTGGCTGTTCGTGTCCTGGGGCTTCTTTGGGCTGTTCGGGTACGTGATATCCGTCTTTTCGCTGGCGGATTACGCGCACACGGTCGGCTTCAATGCCAGCCAGGGGTCCATCCTGTCGGCGATGTTCAACT TGTCCCAAGGCATTGGGCGTCCCGTTATCGGGCTCGTCAGCGACCGCTTCGGCCGCATCAACGTTGCTGGGCTGGGCACCCTtatcgccggcctcgcgACGTTCTTCATTTGGATCTTCGCCGGCAAGTATTTCGCTGGCACCATTGTCTTTGCGCTTTTCGGCGCTTTTGCCGGCGTGCTCTGGCCGACCGTTGGACCCGTCGGTGCCGAAGTCGTCGGGATCCAGCTCCTCCCATCGGCGCTGTCCATCTTCTGGATGATCCTTGTCATCCCGGCAACCTTTGCCGAGCCCATCGCTTTAACGATCAAAACCTCGGGGGTTGACGCGTATCTGAACGTCCAGCTTTTCACTGGTGTCATGTACATCGCGGCCTTCGTATCAA TTTGGTTCCTTCGAGTTTGGAAAATCAGAGAACTAGAGACGATCGCTCTCTCAGAAGAACAGCATGAAGACGTTTTGCGCAatgacgacgccgtctccttgacgacctcgaggcgaACGGGTCTCAACCCAGGCATCTTTAGGTCCATACTTCAGGGCATGCTGACATTGAAGCGTGTTTGA